A genomic region of Ictidomys tridecemlineatus isolate mIctTri1 chromosome 10, mIctTri1.hap1, whole genome shotgun sequence contains the following coding sequences:
- the Chrm3 gene encoding muscarinic acetylcholine receptor M3 → MTLHSNSTTSPLFPNISASWIHSPSDAGLPPGTDTHFGSYNISRAAGNFSSPDDTTSDPLGGHTIWQVVFIAFLTGFLALVTIIGNILVIVAFKVNKQLKTVNNYFLLSLACADLIIGVISMNLFTTYIIMNRWALGNLACDLWLSIDYVASNASVMNLLVISFDRYFSITRPLTYRAKRTTKRAGVMIGLAWVISFVLWAPAILFWQYFVGKRTVPPGECFIQFLSEPTITFGTAIAAFYMPVTIMTILYWRIYKETEKRTKELAGLQASGTEAEAENFVHPTGSSRSCSSYELQQQSLKRSAKRKYGGCHFWFTTKSWKPSAEQMDQDHSSSDSWNNNDAAASLENSASSDEEDIGSETRAIYSIVLKLPGHSTILNSTKLPSSDNLQVPEEELRALDAEKSANKLQAQRSVDDGGSFQRSFSKLPIQLESAVDTAKSSDANSSVGKTTATLPLSFKEATLAKRFALKTRSQITKRKRMSLIKEKKAAQTLSAILLAFIITWTPYNIMVLVNTFCDSCIPKTYWNLGYWLCYINSTVNPVCYALCNKTFRTTFKMLLLCQCDKRKRRKQQYQQRQSVIFHKRVPEQAP, encoded by the coding sequence ATGACCTTGCACAGTAACAGTACCACCTCGCCTTTGTTTCCAAACATCAGCGCTTCCTGGATACACAGTCCTTCAGATGCAGGCCTGCCCCCAGGGACTGACACTCATTTCGGCAGCTACAACATTTCACGAGCAGCTGGGAATTTCTCCTCTCCCGATGATACCACCAGTGATCCATTGGGAGGTCACACCATCTGGCAGGTGGTCTTCATCGCATTCTTAACAGGCTTCCTGGCCCTGGTCACCATCATCGGCAACATCCTGGTGATAGTGGCATTTAAGGTCAACAAGCAGCTGAAGACAGTCAACAACTACTTCCTCCTCAGCCTGGCCTGCGCCGACCTGATCATCGGGGTCATCTCGATGAATCTGTTTACTACCTACATCATCATGAATCGGTGGGCATTGGGGAACTTGGCCTGTGACCTCTGGCTCTCCATTGACTATGTGGCCAGCAACGCCTCCGTCATGAATCTCCTCGTCATTAGCTTTGACAGGTACTTCTCCATCACAAGGCCGCTCACCTACCGAGCCAAACGAACCACCAAAAGAGCCGGGGTGATGATCGGCCTGGCCTGGGTCATTTCCTTCGTCCTGTGGGCGCCTGCCATCTTGTTCTGGCAATACTTCGTAGGGAAGAGAACTGTGCCTCCGGGGGAGTGTTTCATCCAGTTCCTCAGCGAGCCCACCATCACCTTTGGCACGGCAATCGCCGCCTTTTACATGCCTGTCACCATCATGACTATTTTGTACTGGAGGATCTATAAGGAAACCGAGAAACGTACCAAAGAGCTCGCTGGGCTGCAGGCCTCGGGGACAGAAGCAGAGGCGGAAAACTTTGTCCACCCCACAGGCAGTTCTCGAAGCTGCAGCAGCTACGAACTTCAGCAGCAGAGCTTGAAACGCTCGGCCAAGAGGAAGTATGGCGGCTGCCACTTCTGGTTCACCACCAAGAGCTGGAAGCCCAGCGCCGAGCAGATGGACCAAGACCACAGCAGCAGTGACAGCTGGAACAACAACGATGCTGCCGCCTCCCTGGAAAACTCAGCCTCCTCCGACGAGGAGGACATTGGCTCCGAGACCAGAGCCATCTACTCCATTGTGCTCAAGCTCCCGGGTCACAGCACCATCCTCAACTCCACCAAGCTACCCTCGTCGGACAACCTGCAGGTGCCTGAGGAGGAGCTGCGGGCACTGGATGCCGAGAAGAGCGCCAATAAGCTGCAGGCCCAGAGGAGCGTGGACGATGGTGGCAGCTTTCAGAGAAGCTTCTCCAAGCTTCCCATCCAGTTAGAGTCTGCCGTGGACACAGCCAAGTCCTCTGATGCCAACTCCTCGGTGGGTAAGACCACGGCCACTCTACCTCTGTCCTTCAAGGAAGCCACTCTGGCCAAGAGGTTTGCTCTGAAGACCAGAAGTCAGATCACGAAGCGGAAGAGGATGTCCCTCATCAAGGAGAAGAAGGCAGCCCAGACCCTCAGCGCCATCCTGCTGGCCTTCATCATCACCTGGACCCCCTACAACATCATGGTCCTGGTGAACACCTTTTGTGACAGCTGCATACCCAAAACCTATTGGAATCTGGGCTACTGGctgtgctacatcaacagcaccgTGAACCCCGTGTGCTATGCCCTGTGCAACAAGACATTCAGAACCACCTTCAAGATGCTGCTGCTGTGCCAATGTGACAAAAGGAAGCGGCGCAAGCAACAGTACCAGCAAAGACAGTCGGTCATCTTCCACAAGCGCGTGCCCGAGCAGGCTCCGTAG